From Pseudomonas sp. LS1212, the proteins below share one genomic window:
- a CDS encoding cache domain-containing protein, with protein MEAIFCKVFEQLNTLAEDVVTVWNALDAEGRKPTSKDLAFLQATIEERLSQDDNYIHGTGVVLEPGELADQELFIEWFYRPSSGKIAPMMLNFNRQSESFYNYQGMPWFTRPKLTGEASVEGPFVDLYGTELYILAFSVPIFAGGHFVGVAAADIALHEFDQLLTRCLLRMKNEAFIINGEGRIVAANSANWFVGNMASRPITYKGAAAKVHKLEPLSIEWSLVELPVPRQAATP; from the coding sequence TTGGAAGCCATTTTCTGCAAGGTGTTCGAGCAACTCAATACGCTGGCCGAAGACGTGGTCACTGTCTGGAACGCACTTGACGCTGAAGGCAGAAAGCCGACATCCAAAGACCTGGCTTTTTTGCAGGCGACGATCGAAGAACGACTGTCGCAGGATGACAACTATATTCATGGGACCGGTGTGGTACTGGAACCCGGCGAGCTCGCCGACCAAGAGCTGTTCATCGAATGGTTCTACCGCCCCTCAAGCGGGAAAATCGCCCCCATGATGTTGAATTTCAACCGTCAGAGCGAAAGCTTTTACAACTATCAGGGCATGCCCTGGTTCACTCGTCCGAAGCTGACGGGCGAGGCGTCGGTAGAAGGGCCTTTCGTGGATCTCTACGGGACCGAACTCTACATTCTGGCGTTCTCCGTCCCCATCTTCGCCGGCGGGCATTTTGTCGGCGTTGCCGCGGCCGATATTGCCCTGCACGAATTTGATCAGCTGCTCACCCGTTGCCTGCTGCGGATGAAGAACGAGGCGTTCATCATCAATGGCGAAGGCCGGATCGTCGCGGCCAATTCGGCCAACTGGTTCGTTGGCAATATGGCCAGCCGGCCCATTACTTACAAAGGTGCCGCCGCGAAAGTGCACAAGCTTGAACCGTTATCGATCGAGTGGTCCCTGGTTGAATTGCCTGTCCCGCGACAGGCAGCGACGCCCTAG
- a CDS encoding APC family permease, which yields MNSSEFSVADSDAAQLKALGYTSNFERSMSLWENFALGFTYLSPVVGVYTLFGLCLAAGGPPMFWSYLLVGIGQMLVCLIFCEVVSQFPISGGVYPWARRLVGKRWAWMVGWIYSCSLCVTIAAVSLGAGPYIAAMLGFEASPVTNTLIALALTALATVLNLSGTKLLAKVAMFGFICELLGAIVIGGYLLIFERHQPFSVLFDTFDISIDGNYWPAFLTASLAGMFLYYGFEACGDVAEETPNPSKRIPKAMRMTIYIGGGAAIFAALALILAVPDIAKVISGEDADPMSTIMANAFGPTGWQIVTAVITVSFVSCVLSLQAAASRLLYSFARDEMMMGSALLKRLSPTTRVPTAALITCGVIPALIVCAGFFLENAIAIIVSFAAIGIYLSFQMIVGGALFARVRGWKPAGQFTLGRWGWIVNILALVYGLLAVANMSWPRTPDAPWYSNYGIVLTASVVIALGLFYMAVFKPYDKGTAPFADAWTLHKK from the coding sequence ATGAACAGTTCTGAATTTTCTGTTGCTGACAGCGATGCCGCTCAGCTGAAGGCGCTTGGCTACACGTCAAACTTCGAACGCAGTATGAGCCTCTGGGAAAACTTTGCGCTGGGCTTCACCTACCTCTCCCCGGTGGTTGGGGTTTATACGCTGTTCGGCCTTTGTCTGGCCGCCGGCGGCCCACCCATGTTCTGGTCGTATCTGCTGGTCGGTATCGGGCAGATGCTGGTGTGCCTGATCTTCTGCGAAGTCGTTTCCCAGTTCCCGATTTCCGGTGGTGTCTATCCCTGGGCTCGCCGGTTGGTTGGCAAGCGTTGGGCCTGGATGGTGGGCTGGATTTATTCCTGCTCGCTGTGCGTGACCATTGCCGCCGTATCGCTGGGTGCAGGCCCCTATATCGCCGCCATGCTCGGCTTCGAGGCCAGTCCCGTCACCAATACGCTGATCGCTTTGGCACTCACCGCCCTGGCTACCGTACTCAACCTGAGCGGGACCAAGCTGTTGGCCAAGGTCGCGATGTTCGGCTTTATCTGTGAGTTGCTCGGTGCCATTGTCATCGGCGGCTACCTGCTGATCTTCGAACGTCACCAGCCCTTCTCGGTCCTGTTCGATACCTTCGACATCAGTATCGATGGCAATTACTGGCCAGCGTTCCTCACCGCCTCGCTCGCCGGCATGTTCCTCTACTACGGGTTCGAGGCCTGCGGCGATGTTGCCGAAGAAACGCCAAACCCGAGCAAGCGCATTCCCAAGGCCATGCGCATGACCATCTATATCGGTGGTGGCGCCGCGATCTTTGCTGCCCTGGCGCTGATTCTGGCCGTTCCGGATATCGCCAAGGTCATCTCCGGCGAAGACGCAGACCCCATGTCGACCATCATGGCCAATGCGTTCGGGCCAACCGGGTGGCAAATCGTGACGGCCGTCATCACCGTGTCCTTCGTGTCCTGTGTTCTGAGCTTGCAGGCTGCGGCCAGTCGGCTGCTCTACTCGTTTGCACGCGACGAAATGATGATGGGTAGCGCGCTGCTCAAGCGCCTTTCGCCCACCACGCGGGTTCCCACCGCCGCACTGATCACCTGCGGCGTGATCCCTGCCCTCATTGTTTGTGCAGGGTTCTTCCTGGAGAACGCTATCGCGATCATCGTCAGTTTTGCCGCAATCGGTATCTACCTGTCATTCCAGATGATTGTGGGCGGGGCATTGTTCGCCCGCGTACGCGGCTGGAAACCGGCAGGCCAGTTCACCCTGGGGAGATGGGGCTGGATCGTGAACATCCTGGCGCTGGTCTACGGCTTGTTGGCGGTCGCAAACATGTCCTGGCCGCGCACGCCTGATGCCCCTTGGTACAGCAACTACGGCATTGTGCTCACGGCTTCAGTCGTCATTGCCCTGGGGTTGTTTTACATGGCCGTGTTCAAGCCGTATGACAAAGGCACTGCGCCGTTTGCCGATGCATGGACGCTGCACAAGAAGTAG
- a CDS encoding UPF0149 family protein — MQYQPLDATDAEFIEDILLKYGDDHSVLNLSELDGYFTALVSGPVQVDIAEWFPAIWGGQNPDWDSPDEGKRFIELSVRHMNALATQLATNVQAFKARFEQTEHQGQTLTLAEEWCFGYLRGVAVGNWPELPAPQAAKLQVIAFCAEQDNFELPADLDVAQHRQRVEAIEPAACALHDYWVAQRQG; from the coding sequence ATGCAATATCAACCTCTTGATGCCACCGACGCCGAGTTTATCGAAGACATCCTGCTGAAATACGGCGACGATCACTCGGTGCTCAATCTCTCAGAGCTCGACGGTTACTTCACCGCGCTGGTTTCCGGCCCTGTGCAGGTGGACATCGCCGAATGGTTCCCGGCCATCTGGGGCGGGCAGAACCCGGATTGGGATAGCCCTGATGAAGGTAAACGGTTCATAGAACTCAGTGTGCGCCACATGAACGCACTGGCCACCCAGCTGGCCACTAATGTGCAGGCCTTCAAGGCACGGTTCGAACAGACCGAACACCAGGGCCAGACACTCACCCTGGCTGAAGAGTGGTGCTTTGGTTACCTGCGTGGCGTCGCCGTGGGCAACTGGCCCGAGCTGCCAGCGCCCCAGGCCGCGAAACTGCAGGTGATTGCCTTCTGCGCCGAACAAGACAACTTCGAACTCCCGGCGGATCTGGATGTGGCGCAACATCGTCAGCGCGTAGAAGCGATCGAACCGGCTGCCTGCGCCTTGCATGACTACTGGGTAGCTCAGCGCCAGGGGTGA
- a CDS encoding LysR substrate-binding domain-containing protein: protein MDKIRHVPSLQALQALVEVADSGSFTQAAQKLCLTQSAVSRQIQQLESHFGVPMFVRSSRSIRLTPEGEQVLGSARSILEQLKNLEDRLSPQKRPFRIRMHVSLAVRWLLPKLSDFYRRHPEIALSIETVATEIVEPASDSDAYILYLPEPSSAPDCLTLFEEALVPVCAPGLASSTQPLASVEDLVRFALLHRSADKQAWIDWLAANGGKSLEDYRHIPFNLDELALDAAARGLGVAVTDMTLAEESIERGVLVVPFGHPLKTRGIYSLCLQPSAASHPACSLIMQWFTRQAEQDVG from the coding sequence ATGGATAAAATTCGCCACGTCCCCTCTCTCCAGGCCTTGCAGGCATTGGTGGAGGTCGCTGATTCGGGCAGCTTCACTCAGGCTGCGCAAAAGCTGTGCCTGACCCAAAGCGCAGTGAGCCGGCAAATCCAGCAGTTGGAGAGTCACTTCGGCGTACCGATGTTCGTGAGGAGCAGCCGTAGTATTCGACTGACCCCAGAGGGCGAACAGGTGCTTGGCAGCGCCCGGAGTATCCTGGAGCAATTGAAGAATCTCGAGGATCGGCTCTCTCCCCAGAAGCGCCCTTTTCGTATACGCATGCATGTATCGCTGGCGGTTCGCTGGTTGCTGCCCAAGTTGAGCGACTTTTACCGGCGTCACCCGGAAATTGCCTTGTCGATCGAAACCGTCGCGACTGAGATCGTCGAGCCGGCCAGCGACAGCGACGCCTACATCCTCTATCTGCCGGAGCCGTCAAGCGCTCCTGATTGCCTGACCTTGTTCGAGGAAGCACTGGTTCCGGTGTGCGCCCCTGGCCTTGCCAGTTCAACCCAGCCACTGGCGTCGGTAGAGGATCTTGTACGCTTCGCGCTGCTCCATCGTTCGGCAGACAAGCAAGCCTGGATTGATTGGTTGGCAGCCAATGGCGGCAAGTCACTGGAGGACTACCGGCACATACCTTTCAACCTCGACGAGTTGGCACTTGATGCAGCGGCGCGAGGTCTGGGGGTGGCCGTGACAGACATGACCCTGGCAGAGGAGTCCATCGAACGCGGAGTGCTCGTCGTCCCCTTCGGCCACCCCTTGAAGACAAGAGGGATCTATTCGCTTTGCCTGCAACCCTCAGCCGCATCTCATCCGGCGTGCTCGCTGATCATGCAATGGTTCACCCGCCAGGCCGAGCAGGACGTCGGCTGA
- a CDS encoding aldehyde dehydrogenase — protein sequence MNPSPNTWETRAQALKIEGRAFIAGDYTHAIEGQTFDCISPVDGRLLTKVASCSAADADRAVQVARATFDSGVWSRMAPADRKQVMIRFAELLAANAEELALLETLDMGKPIIDSLTIDVPGAAQALSWSGEAIDKIYDEVAATPHDQLGLVTREPVGVVAAIVPWNFPLMMACWKLGPALSTGNSVILKPSEKSPLTAIRIAQLAVEAGIPAGVLNVLPGYGHTVGKALALHMDVDTLVFTGSTKIAKQLMIYAGESNMKRVWLEAGGKSPNIVFADAADLQVAAESAAGAIAFNQGEVCTAGSRLLVERSIKDKFLPMVLEALKGWKPGNPLDPATNVGALVDTQQMNSVLSYIEAGQNDGAKLLVGGKRTLQETGGTYVEPTIFDGVSNAMKIAQEEIFGPVLSVITFDTVEEAIAIANDTPYGLAAAVWTADLSKGHLTAKALRAGSVWINQYDGGDMTAPFGGFKQSGNGRDKSLHAFDKYTELKATWIKL from the coding sequence ATGAATCCATCGCCAAACACATGGGAAACTCGGGCTCAGGCGCTGAAGATAGAGGGACGAGCCTTTATCGCAGGGGATTACACCCACGCTATCGAGGGGCAAACCTTTGATTGCATCAGCCCGGTCGATGGCCGGCTGCTGACCAAAGTTGCCAGTTGCTCGGCCGCGGACGCCGATCGCGCGGTGCAAGTCGCTCGCGCCACGTTCGATTCAGGTGTCTGGTCGCGCATGGCGCCGGCGGACAGAAAGCAGGTCATGATTCGTTTTGCCGAGCTGCTGGCGGCCAACGCCGAGGAACTGGCGCTGCTGGAAACCCTGGACATGGGCAAGCCCATCATCGACTCGCTGACCATCGACGTCCCGGGCGCCGCGCAAGCGCTGAGCTGGAGCGGCGAGGCCATCGACAAGATTTACGACGAAGTCGCCGCCACCCCGCATGACCAGCTCGGCCTGGTCACGCGCGAGCCGGTCGGCGTGGTCGCCGCCATCGTGCCGTGGAACTTCCCGCTGATGATGGCCTGCTGGAAGCTGGGCCCGGCGCTGTCGACCGGTAACTCGGTGATCCTCAAGCCTTCGGAAAAATCCCCGCTGACCGCCATCCGCATTGCCCAGCTGGCCGTCGAGGCCGGCATTCCGGCGGGCGTGCTGAACGTGCTGCCAGGCTATGGCCACACCGTCGGCAAGGCCCTGGCCCTGCACATGGACGTCGATACCCTGGTGTTCACCGGCTCGACCAAAATCGCCAAGCAGCTGATGATCTATGCCGGTGAGTCGAACATGAAGCGCGTCTGGCTGGAAGCCGGCGGCAAGAGCCCGAACATCGTCTTCGCCGATGCGGCGGATCTGCAGGTGGCGGCCGAGTCGGCGGCCGGCGCGATTGCCTTCAACCAGGGCGAAGTCTGCACCGCCGGCTCGCGTCTGCTGGTGGAACGTTCGATCAAGGACAAGTTCCTGCCGATGGTGCTCGAGGCGCTCAAGGGCTGGAAGCCGGGCAACCCGCTGGACCCGGCAACCAACGTCGGTGCGCTGGTCGATACCCAGCAGATGAACAGCGTGCTGTCGTACATCGAGGCCGGTCAAAACGATGGCGCCAAGCTGCTGGTAGGCGGCAAGCGCACCCTGCAGGAAACCGGTGGCACCTATGTCGAACCAACGATTTTCGACGGCGTCAGCAATGCCATGAAGATCGCCCAGGAAGAGATCTTTGGCCCGGTGCTGTCGGTGATCACCTTCGACACCGTGGAAGAAGCCATCGCCATCGCCAACGACACCCCCTACGGGCTGGCCGCGGCCGTGTGGACCGCCGACCTCTCCAAGGGCCACCTGACCGCCAAGGCCCTGCGGGCCGGCAGCGTCTGGATCAACCAGTACGACGGCGGCGACATGACCGCACCGTTCGGCGGCTTCAAGCAATCGGGCAACGGTCGCGACAAGTCGCTGCATGCGTTCGACAAGTACACCGAGCTGAAAGCGACCTGGATCAAGCTATAA
- a CDS encoding YMGG-like glycine zipper-containing protein: MNTLSTLAACLVLLGASAQGHAQTVVPTKGQSPQQVQQDINDCHNVAASSATPTTSSTPQAGGRLRGAAAGAAAGAVGAEVRGRQHEQLYDQVDDSVKQEYRQNQAQQTAAAGAAVGGVRQRQERRQDRREQQSNQAAASSTAYTSCLQGRGYSVTP, from the coding sequence ATGAACACTCTATCAACGCTAGCGGCGTGCCTCGTGTTACTGGGCGCCAGTGCCCAGGGGCACGCCCAGACGGTCGTACCTACGAAAGGCCAGAGTCCTCAGCAGGTTCAGCAGGATATCAACGATTGCCACAACGTGGCCGCAAGCAGTGCCACACCCACTACTTCAAGCACGCCCCAGGCGGGAGGACGGCTCCGGGGGGCAGCCGCTGGTGCCGCCGCCGGCGCCGTCGGGGCAGAGGTTCGCGGGCGCCAGCATGAGCAATTGTATGATCAGGTGGATGACTCCGTGAAACAGGAGTACCGGCAAAATCAGGCCCAACAGACCGCAGCAGCCGGTGCGGCCGTGGGTGGCGTGCGCCAGCGTCAAGAGCGTCGTCAGGATCGCCGTGAGCAGCAGAGCAACCAGGCTGCTGCCAGTTCGACCGCGTACACAAGTTGCTTGCAAGGGCGTGGCTATAGCGTTACCCCTTGA
- a CDS encoding ester cyclase: protein MHRLSIRLASLLVFLLFAQFSVAADKQATLDVINAYMSAWNKHDPEAAAQYFAEDGEFLDASVGVPQVGRETAKDKVIKLFIDAVPDLKWQMVGEPVVEGDNIAFEWQFDGRNTGAWGPDTPATNKPLSFKGVSFIRLKDGKIASQHDYYDALGFNKQLGW, encoded by the coding sequence ATGCACCGTTTATCGATACGCCTGGCCAGCCTTCTTGTCTTTCTTTTGTTCGCCCAGTTTTCGGTTGCAGCGGATAAACAAGCCACCCTGGACGTCATCAACGCTTACATGAGCGCCTGGAACAAACACGACCCGGAGGCGGCTGCGCAATATTTTGCCGAAGACGGGGAGTTTCTCGACGCGTCCGTCGGGGTTCCTCAGGTCGGCAGGGAAACGGCCAAGGATAAAGTCATCAAGCTCTTTATCGATGCGGTGCCTGACCTGAAATGGCAGATGGTGGGCGAGCCTGTCGTGGAGGGCGACAACATTGCCTTCGAATGGCAGTTCGATGGCCGCAACACCGGCGCCTGGGGGCCTGATACCCCGGCGACCAACAAGCCCTTGTCTTTCAAAGGCGTCAGCTTCATTCGTTTGAAGGACGGCAAGATCGCCAGCCAGCACGATTACTACGATGCGCTGGGTTTCAACAAACAGCTGGGCTGGTAA
- a CDS encoding FadR/GntR family transcriptional regulator — protein sequence MTQLNKVNRLSLLQVSQEGKPEEVARRLIEVIELGLIGEGEQLPSESDLATRFGVATVTLRDALAILRERGVVATRRGRNGGSFVCAPVAVSDDFLKARLCAMSSLELRDLCDEQIAVSATAASLAASRSSSAQHQRLEHFVAALQDATTRSELRRADARFHIEVAVAAQSVRLTHAEMRLQAEMGELQWISMTDAQKTTVIAEHRAILQAVTAGESNLASALAQAHVKEGIKRLMDLRFELLGLQESTLS from the coding sequence ATGACTCAACTGAATAAAGTGAACCGCCTTTCCCTGCTGCAGGTCAGCCAGGAGGGCAAGCCCGAGGAAGTGGCGCGCCGACTGATCGAAGTCATCGAGCTGGGGTTGATTGGCGAGGGGGAGCAATTACCCAGCGAGAGCGATCTGGCTACCCGCTTCGGTGTGGCCACCGTGACCCTGCGCGATGCCCTGGCGATTCTGCGCGAGCGCGGTGTAGTCGCTACCCGGCGTGGCAGAAACGGCGGCAGTTTCGTTTGCGCCCCGGTGGCAGTCTCCGATGATTTCCTCAAGGCCAGACTGTGCGCGATGAGCTCGTTGGAGCTTCGAGACCTGTGCGACGAACAGATCGCTGTTTCGGCAACCGCCGCCAGTTTGGCGGCAAGCCGGTCCTCCAGCGCGCAACACCAACGGCTGGAACACTTCGTTGCGGCACTGCAGGACGCGACCACTCGAAGCGAACTTCGCCGGGCTGATGCCCGATTTCATATAGAGGTCGCCGTTGCCGCTCAATCCGTGCGCTTGACCCACGCCGAAATGCGACTGCAGGCCGAAATGGGCGAACTGCAATGGATCTCCATGACCGATGCGCAGAAAACCACAGTCATTGCTGAACATCGGGCCATTCTGCAGGCTGTGACGGCCGGCGAATCCAATCTGGCCAGCGCCCTGGCACAAGCACATGTCAAAGAGGGCATAAAGCGCCTGATGGATTTGCGCTTCGAATTGCTTGGGCTGCAAGAGAGCACATTGTCATGA